The segment CAAACATATCAATTTCAGCAAGCAGTACAAGCGCAGAGTTTTTCTTTTCATCGTACTTTTTCAGCGCTTTTTCAATCTTTTTAGTCTCATTATCAAAAGCCATTTTTGAGTACATTGACAAGGTACCCACCCGCCCTTCATAGAAACTTCTTATTAAGTATTCTTTTCCCTAATTAACTGAAATATAAGCTTTTGTGTATTCTTTCTTTATTATAAATGAGAATTTTCTGATTTTCAATTGACGTTTTATGATGATTCAACTAAGATGAAAGAAATGATGAAGGAGGTGGGTAAGATGAATCAAACTGGTAAGCGCATGACTGAATGTCAGGAGTATCTCTACATTCTTCATGGCGTTACTTTCACAAAAAACATGCACGGGATAAGTCTGTCCTTTTTTAAACAATTGCATGAAGTGAAAAACCAGTGAGAGACATCTGCCTGCAAACGGATTTTACCAAAGGCATGCGTCTGCGCATGCCTTTTTTGCATTGTATGTGTCTCTTCAACCGAAAGGAAGAGAACAATGATCATCAGCCAATTCCAACAAATTATGTGCCATTTTGCGAATCAGAAATTATTTAATCATATTAAAGGGGAAATTGCCGAAGGCCAGCGGATTGGACTTGTCGGCAGGAACGGCGAAGGAAAGACGACGCTGCTGAATGTCTTGGCTGGAAAACTGCATCCGACAGAAGGCGCAGTTACCTGGAAAAAAGGCTGCGCAATCGGACTTTTACAGCAGTCTCCGAATGAAAACGGAGAACAAAAAGTCCATCAATTGCTGAGGAACGTGTTTTCAGAATTGCTTACCGTACAACTTCAGCTCGAGGATATGGAGAAACAAATGGGCATGGCAGCTCCGGAAGAAATGGAACGGATCTTGCGGCGTTATGGTGCCATGCAGGACGATTTTATTCAGCGGGGCGGTTACGAAATTGAAGTCCGAATCGATCAGATTCTTAATGGCTTGAAAATCAAATCATTAAAAGAAGAACAATGGGGACATTTGAGCGGCGGCGAACGGACAAAAGTAGGTTTGGCCAAATTGCTTTTACAGGAACCGGAGTTACTGCTGCTGGATGAACCAACAAACCATTTAGACTTAGAGGCGATTGAATGGCTTGGTTCTTTTATTAGCCATTATAAAGGCACCATTGTGCTGGTTTCACATGACCGGTACTTCCTGGATGAAACAGTCACTCAAATTTGGGAGTTGGACCAAGGAGATTTGATTCAATATAAAGGAAATTATTCAGCGTATGTAAAAGAGCGCGAAGCCCGTCTGCTGATTGAATTTCAGCAATACCAAGACCAGCAAAAGAAAATCCGGAAAATGAAAGAAACAATCAAGCGCTTGAAAGAATGGGCAAATCGGGCGAATCCGCCAAATGCCGGAATGCACCGCCAAGCAAAAAGTATAGAAAAAGCGTTAGCTCGTATTGAGTTGCTCGATCGTCCTGTCCTATCCAGAAAACAGATGGCTCTCGATTTTCAGATGGCAGACCGAAGCGGAAAAGATGTGGTCCGGATGGAAAGTATCTGGAAAGGCTTTGGAGAACGGATATTATTCCACGAACTAAACCTGCATGTCCGATTCGGGGAGCGGGTAGCGATTGTCGGCTCCAATGGCACGGGAAAGACAACGCTTTTGAACATGATATTGGATACAGAAAAGCCGGATGCCGGGGACATCATTCTTGGGAACAGTTTATCCATCGGTTATTTATCTCAGCATACATTGGAAATGGATAATAACCGAAGCGTGTTAGAAGAGTTCCGGGATGTTGTGCCAGTGTCAGAATACGATGCCCGCCCTATATTGGCGCAGTTCTTGTTTTTTGGCAATATGGTGTTCCAGCCTGTGCGCCAGCTAAGCGGAGGAGAACGCATGCGGCTCCGGCTTGCTCAATTGATGCACATGAACCATAATCTATTGATTTTAGACGAACCGACAAACCATTTAGATCTGGAAGCGAAAGAAGTTATGGAAGAAGCACTGTCCAATTTTCCCGGAACAATCATCTCGGTTTCCCACGACCGCTATTTCCTGGATAAGCTGTTTCCTGTAACTTATTGGCTCCATAATCAGTCAATTGAACGTTTTGATGGGAATTATTCTTTTGCGAAAGAAAAAAAACAGCCCGTCAGCACGGGATAAAGAGAAACTTCAATCCAAGGGGGTCTTTCCTCTTGGATTGTTAGTTGATCCAATCGGACTTTTACGGACAGTGGATCTTCCGCTTGAAAAAGCGGAAGTCATACTGGCCGTTAAAGCGGGATAAAAAGTATTTTCATATATTCAGCCAGAAAGCTTAAAGTTGCAAGGGAAGGGGTATAATTAAAGATCAATGACTTACTAATAAGGTGGAACCTAATGGCTGCTATAGGAACAATACCTGATAATATATCCATGCTGAATGCTTTAGATCATATCGGCGAAACGATTTTAATTGCCGACAACACATATACAATAAGATGGATGAATTCAGAAGCATGCAGATTGCTGGCTGAAATTGCCCCGTTGTATGGCATAAAAGATTGCAAAGAATTCATCGGGATGAATATGGATGCTTTTCATGCTTATCCGGCGCGTCAAAGAGATATGATGAGCAACTTGACAGAAACGCACCGGGCGCGGATTAATATACGCAATGAAATAGTCACTGACATCGTGATTACACCGATTAAAGATAATGGTGAAATAATTTCCGGATATATCGTCATGTTAATGGATGTTACCACGCAAGCGGAAGAACAGAAGCGTAGTGAGAAGCTGATTAAAGAATTGTCTATTCCAATACTTCACATTTGGGAAAAAACCATCGCATTGCCGCTAATCGGGGAATTTGATAGATACCGATCTGACGAGTTGATAGCTGTTGTATTAATGGAATGCGCTGACAAAAATATAGAGCATGTGCTGGTTGATTTAAGCGGCATTACGGAGTTTGAAACACAGATTCGTTATCAAATTCAAATGATGACAGACAGCCTGAAACTGATAGGAACAAATTGCATTTTAGTAGGAATCAGCCCGAAATTGGCGATGTCTATTGTATCGCTTGAAAGCACTACCCGTACATTCAGTTCGGCCTATGCAGGGTTGAAACACATCATCGAACTGCAAAAACAGAATGAAAACGAAAAGCGGAAACGCGTGTCCAGCTCAGATAGGCTTTAAACCAAAATAAAACAGCTTATCCAAAAGAGGATAAGCTGTTTTATTTTATTTCTGATGTTTCGGCCGGTTCGACCCAAGTTTGTGACCAGTTTTGGATTTCATCCATTACAGGTTTTAAAGAAAATCCTTTTTCGGTTAACTCATATTCAATCCGGACTGGAGTTTCAGGATAAACGGTGCGGGTGACGAGTCCTTGAGCTTCCAAATTCTTTAATCGTTCCGACAAGAGACGGCCACTAATACCGATAACCTCAGTTAGGTGGCTAAAACGCTGAGGTCCGGATAACAGCTGATAAATGATCAAACCGGTCCATCGCTGGCTTAGAAGCGAAATTGCACTTTCGAATCGGGGACAAATGACAGTAGTATCCATTCAGATCACTCCTTTTTTATATAATAGCACAAATAGCTTGTAGAATAAAAGAATAAGGTTACTTGACATATTTAACTTCTTTTAATATAATTAGTTACATAAAGTAACCAATGAAATGGGGATATTAATAATGAACTTTCATGAGAAACCGGTAACGTATGTTGGAGAAGTAGGATTAAAAGTATTAAATTTAAAAGATATGACTAATTTTTATAAAGATATTATCGGGCTTGAAGTAATCGATGAAACAGAAAACACAGCAGTTTTAGGAGCAGGCGGAAACGCGTTGTTAAAGCTTGAAGCCATTGACGGATTAATTCCAAAAAGAGGCCGTTATGCTGGACTTTATCATTTAGCGATTTTACTGCCCAACCGGAAAGAATTGGCGAAATCGCTGATTCACCTTCATAACCAGGGAATTCGTCTTGGATCTTCTGATCATTTGGTCAGTGAAGCATTGTACTTGAGTGATCCGGAAGGCAACGGCATTGAAATATACCGGGACCGGGAACCAGAGGAATGGAATTGGAACGGCGGTCAAGTGGATATGGCGGTTGACCCAATTGATGCAGAAGGTCTTTTGCAGACAGCACAGGAAGCGGGAGAAGCTTGGCAGGGAATGCCTGCAGGCACTGTTATGGGACATATCCATCTTCATGTTTCAAACTTGCAGGAAGCTCAAAAATTCTATGTGGATGGTCTCGGGTTTGAAATCGTTACATCAATGGGCGGACAGGCACTGTTTATCGCGGATCAGAAATACCACCACCATATTGGCTTGAATGTTTGGAACGGCGTCGGCATCCCAGCGCTCCCGGAAAAAGAAGCTGGCTTGCATTACTATACATTGGTTTTGGAAAACGCAGAAAAACGCAGCCGCTTGGCTGAACATCTCCAAGCAATGGGAGCAGAAATTATTGAACATCCAGATTACCTCGAAACAAAAGATCCATCCGGAAACTTGATCCGTTTGACGGTCTAATAAAAAAAGCCGACTCTATCAATCAGAGTCGGCTTTTTTTGTTGGCGGAAAAGGTTTTTCGCAACTCTCATCGAAATTGCGATAGGGGTTTTCATTTTTTGCTGTCGCTGTATTAACAGGGCTAGCTGTTGTGTTGAAAACTTCTGTTTCTTCTGTAGGGTGATTTTGCCGTGTTTCCATATATGCATACATTCTTTCCTGGCTTTTCAACTCTTCGAGTGGATTGCCGGAATAAGATAAAAGGATTAATCCAAATGCGCCGACGATTAAAGTGATGCCCAAAAGTGAAAGGAATCCCTTCATGATAAATCCCGCCTTTTTATATTTGCTCTATTTGCTTATGATTTAGAACGAATCTGAAAACAGAAAGTTCCCTCTTGCTGAAGATGCCTGTTATAGCGATACTAGAAGGAAGAAAAGTATTTGTAGAATGAATCAAAAAAGGAGGAATGAGAATGATTGCATTGGAGACGGAAATTTGCCAGCTCTTTGGCATCCAACATCCGATTATTCAAGCGGGTATGGCTGGCGGCCCAACTACTGTGGAATTGGTAACGGCTGTGGGTGAAGCGGGCGGCCTTGGGACTCTGGGAGCGGCTTATATGGCACCGGAGGCGATGAAAAAAGCAATTGCTGATATTAAGGTGAAAACGCTAAAGCCTTTTGCGGTAAATATTTTTGCTTCAAATGAAAAAGACGATTTTAGCCGATTGGAAGAAGTGCAAAAAGCATTACGCCCTTTCCGTTCCGAATTGAAAATTGAAGAAGTCTCATCATCTTATTCCTCTCCTGACTGGAGCAAAGAGCAGTTTCGTATTTGCATCGAAGAAGGCGTGCCAATCATCAGTACAGCTTTTGGTTGTTTGTCTCCTGATCAAATGAAAATAGCCAAAGAACGGGGAATAAAAGTGATCACAATGGTCACTACAGTAAAAGAAGCGCTTCAGGCCGAGCAAGCGGGCGCTGATGCGGTTGTTGCACAGGGAAGCGAAGCGGGAGGGCATCGCAGTACATTTTCAATGGACCAGCATCCTAGTGGAGCATTGATTGGAACGATGTCATTGGTCCCTCAAGTCGTAGATGCTATCCGGATTCCTGTAATTGCGGCAGGAGGGATTACAGACGGGCGGGGACTCATTTCTTCACTTGTCTTAGGAGCGCAGGCGGTCCAAGTCGGAACCCGCTTTTTGAGTTCTAAAGAGTCGGGCGCACATCGGGTCTACAAGCAAGCAATTTTGGACAGCGATGAAGAAAGTACAGTGATCACCAAAAGTTTTTCAGGAAGACCGGCCCGTGGAATTAAAAATCGCTTTATCGAAGAATTCGAAAAGACAAAGATTGATCCATTGCCGTTTCCTTCCCAAAATACCATTACTAAAGATATCCGTGCTGCTGCCGCCCGAAACAATGACCCGGAATTTATGTCGTTATGGGCAGGCCAGTCAACCCGTTCGTTGACAGAAGAGCAAAGCGCAGCGGAAATAATAGAATCTATCATAAAGCAGGCCCGGCAAATTCTCCGCTAATGGTTCATTTCTAAATATCCTTAGTGTCTGTTTTAATCCGATTTCTCCCAAAGGAAATCGGATTTTTATTGTTCAGAACCAATATGTAGAATAGGTGGATGCCTATGGTTGCCAGGAAATGAAACTTTTAAGTTGAATGTCCGTATACTTACTATAAGAAAAATAGCCGGAAGTTAAAGGGGAATTCATTATGGGAAGTATATTATTGTTTGCAGCTGCAGTGTCGCTCGCGGCGGCTTTTATTGTTGTGCCTCTGACAGGAATAGGCGGTGGGAAAAAAGGAAATGACAAACCTGCCCAATCATTTATCGTGCCGGGAATCATTTTTGTTTTCATCATTGGAACGCTAATTGTGGCCGGGTATTATTATTTTGCAAATCTCGATAGAAATATAATGTCATTGTGGCCGGTACTGTTAATCACTTCAGCTTTTGGTGCGCTGCTTTCACGCGGCAACGAGCAGAAAGTGAAATCATTATTGTTTGTAGGGGCAGTGGCTTTCGCAGGTTATGTATTGACCGCCCCTTTGTTTAATGCTTCTGAAAAATACGAAGCAGTAGCGATGGATGAGCAAGTGGAAATTGAGGCGTTCGATGAAATGCAAACCCCTGCCAGTGTCCCGCCAAAGTTTGCGCGCAACAAAATGAAAAAAGCATTCGGGCAAGTGCCGGATACGAGTTATTATGAACTTGGGAGCTTGCAAGTGCAAAAGGTTGAAGGAGAATATGTCTATATCGCACCTGTGGAATTTTCAGGATTTTTCAAATGGTGGAACGGAGATTCGACTCCAGGCTATTTCACCATGAGTGCAACCGATGCATCAGCAAATCCTAAATTTGTTAAGGCGGAAATGATTTATACGCCATCTTCTTATTTTAATAAAAACATCGAGCGCCATATGCGCCTGGAAAAACCGGAGGCGATTTTTTATGGGGATTCACAGTTGGAGATTGATGACAGCGGAAAGCCGTTTTATATCCGTTCCTATGGTGAATTCATCTCTGCCCGAAACGGTTTTGCTGTAAAAGGAATAATGGCCGTAGATCCGGCTACAGGCCAAGCGGAAAGTTATCCGCTTGAAGAAGTTCCAGCGTTTATCGATGGAGCAGTTTCACCGGAATCAGTCAGTCTGGAAAACAGTTATTACGGAAACTATGTCCATGGCTTTTGGAACAGCAAATTCGGCAAAAAAGATGTGAAACTGCCATCAAATGAAGGGACAGAAGCAAATGTCAGCCCCATCTTTGATGCAGAAGGCGACATGTACTACTTCACCGATTTTACCAGTCCGAAGGAAGGCGTCGATTCAATGCTTGGATATTCATTGACCAATGCCCGCACAGGAGATTCCACTTACTTTACAGGGAATATGGAAGATTCCTATATGGATTCACAAGGAAATCTGCAGATTATTGAAAAGCAATTTATCGAAAAAGAGTGGGCAGGCGAGATGCCGGTGCTATACAATTTCTACGGGGAAGCGAGCTGGCTGACACCGGTTCTTGACTCGAACGGCTTTTTGCAGAATTACTTTATTGTTTCTGCCGCCAATCCAGAAATTTCCGTTTTTGCTGCTACTCCAAATGAAGCATTGCAATTGTATAAAACTGCGCTTCAAAGAGGCGGCAGCACAGTCAATGGCAGTTCTGACGCTGAAGAAGCAACGGCATCAGGCGCCGTCGAGCGAGTGTTTAAAGAAAAAGCTGGAGACTTTACGGTTGTATCATTTTTATTGGAAGATGGAACGAACTTTATTGTTTCTTCCGAGAATGTTCCATTAGCCATTTACTTAAAAGAAGCGGATCAAGTGCAAGTGACGTATTTAAAAACAGCAGACTTATTCTTGCCGGTAAAAGAAATGACGATTGAAGGACTAGAATGAAAAACAGGAAAATCCTTTTGCTTATCGAGCAGAAGGATTTTTTCTTTTAATAGAGAAACTTAATACTTTATAGAACTTGTTTTTAAGATTAAACTGTAGGGAAGAGGTGAGGCACGTGCGAAAAGTATTTTGGATTATTATATTGCTTGTGCTTGTATATTTCGCACGGCCGCTTTGGGAAGATAAAGCAAGTGAATATGTGGATTTGAGCTTTTTGGATGCAGTTGACCAGAGAATCGATCAAGTGGCAAATGGTCCCACAGTAACTGATGCGTTAGATCAGGCCAAACAGTTTACTGTTCAAGTGGGCGGCCAATTGCAGTCTTTTGTCAGTAAAAGTTCTGCGGAAATGCCTGCTGTTGTTGAAAAACCGGAACTGGCTCAAACGGAATCGCTATTCGCTGTCCACAATGTGACACTTGGAATGACCAAAGAAGAAGCACAAGCGAAAGTCGGTTTGCCTCTCCGTTTGATGGAGAATGAATATGGCTCTGATTGGCACAGCTACCATCAAAATTATCAAAATTATGTGTTGCTGTCATATGATCAAAATGGGAAAGTCAACGGCATGTTTACCAATCAGGACCTTATCTCGTCTACAAAAGATATTACTATGAAATCTAATAAAACTCAGGTTCGTTCAGCACTTGGCGTTCCTTTGAAAAGCCTTCAAAAAGGGAATGTCCAGTACATATTGGATACCCGGGAAGAATATGACGTCTTCAAAATCGACTCTATTTATGTGACTGTATTTTACGATATTCATGAAGAAGATACGGTCACGGCTATTCAAGTGATTGACGGAGAAATGGAAGAGCAGCGGCCGAAGATTTATGCAGAACCAAGCAAAGAGCTAAAAGAAGGATTTGAATTTTTGTTGTTCGAGTTGACCAATTCAGCACGGATTCAAAGAGAACTGCCATTATTGAAGTGGGATGAAGCCGCCCGGACGACGACCCGCAAACATAGTGCTGATATGGCGAAGAACCGATACTTCAGCCATACAAACCAGGCAGGGAAATCACCGTTTGACCGCATGAGCGACGACGGCATTACATTCTTTGTAGCCGGCGAAAACTTGGCTTATGGGCAGTACAGCAGTATTTTCGCTCATGAAGGATTGATGAATTCGATGGGACACCGTAAAAATATTGTCAAACCCGACTTTGGTTATTTAGGAGTCGGAGCAGCCTTTAATTCTGATCATCAGCCATATTTCACAGCTAACTTCTTTAATAAATAACACAAAGGCATCCGTAAAATTTTTATGGATGTTTTTTCATTTGTTAGAGCATCCGGTATAGCGGTATAAAAAGTTTGGGATTGCTAATAAATAAAGTGTCGCATATTCATGGTAAACTGGGTATACAGAAAAAAGAAAGGAAGTGAGCTGTGTGACAAACAAGCTTTGGTTTCAAGCGGGTGTAGGCATTATATTGGCTTTAGTCATTATTCGTTTATTTATAGAAGTCCAGGCCATCTTTGACCCATTTTTCATTATTGCGCAAACTATATTTGTGCCTTTGCTGCTCGGAGGCGTTCTTTTTTATCTCAGCCGGCCGCTGCTTCATGTTTTAGAGAAGCGTAAATTTCCAAGATGGGCAGGAGTCCTTACAATTCTGCTGCTGATTGTCCTTATTTTTTACTTGCTATATGCCATGATTGGCCCAATGGTAACAAAACAAGTCAATGCACTTGTTGAAAATGCACCGGCAATTATTCAAGGCGTAGAAGATTATACTCAATATTTATTCGATCAGCGTAATCGTTTGCCTGCATCAATTGAAGAACAGGTCAATAGCATGTCCGGAAGTATAGGGGAGTGGGCCAGCAATATCGGGGGATGGATTCTTTCATTCCTGGCAAGCTTTATTTCAGGTGTCGTTACGCTTGTTCTTGTGCCGTTCTTCTTGATTTACCTTCTTTTAGACCATCAGAAGTTCGCACCATTTGTTGCCGGATTCTTTAAAGGAGAGCGAAAAACGTGGATTCGGAAAACGTTAAGTGACGTCGACCATACGTTGAAGTCCTACATTCAAGGGCAGTTATTTGTCAGCTTTTTAGTCGGCATCATGCTGCTGATCGGGTATCTGATTATCGGACTAGAATATGCATTATTGCTTTCAATCATTGGAATGGCGACCAACGTTATTCCGTTTCTTGGACCGTATATCGCCGTAATTCCGGCCATTATCATTGCGCTTGTCCAAGATCCGATTATGGCAGTTTACGTGGGAATCATTATGCTTGTTGCCCAGCAGATTGAAAGCAACCTCATTACGCCAAACGTTATGGGGAACGCGCTTGACGTGCATCCGTTGACCGTCATCACCTTGATCTTAGCCGCTGGGAATATAGCCGGCTTATGGGGGATTATCCTCGCTATCCCTGTCTATGCGGTCATCAAGACGATTGCCAAAAACGTCTATGCACGCCGTGAAGAAATACGCGATACCGCAACAAAAGAAATATAGGGCTGCACCCCCTGCAAATCATTTTGCAGGGGGTTTTTTCGTGAATAGATATTGCTTGACGATTAATAGTATACCCCCTAAACTAATTATTATTAGTTGAGGGGGTATACTATTTTGGATATTCGAATAAAAGAGGCGGTCGATCTCTTTCAAGAAGTGATGTTCTACGGAACAGAACGCGTCATCAAATCCATCGATGATCCGCTATGGAAAGAGTTTTCACCGGAACAGATTCAAATGCTGAAACTGGTCAGCAAAGAAAAGCGCATCACCTCCAGCAGGCTAGCTGCATTGCAGGCGGTACATAAAAGTGCGATTTCCAGCCGCATCAAAAAATTGCTGCAAAAAGATGTTATCCGCTTTGTTCAGACGGAACAGCAGGACCGTCGCGAAAAATTGGTTGAACTGACGGACCGGGGAAAAGAAGTCCTGGTGCAGTCGGATAAAGTATTAACGGATTATATCGAAAATTTATTGGCACAGCACGTAAACGATGAGGAAATCGATCAGTTCTTGACGATTTTCCGGAAGTTGAAAGACATTATTAAAGCGGATGGAGTGTCGTAAATGAAAACCGTCTTAAAACTGAAATGGCCGATTGCGATTGGCGTGATGTTCCTAACCGTTGCCTTATTCCTACTGGCACCAAACTTAACGGAGCAAGCAGAGAAAGCGGGTTCGTTCCAGCTTTCACAAGAAGCTTCATCCCAAAAGGCAGCAACGATTTTAGCGGATGCGGAGGCTGCAGAACAAACGATTTCTTTAGTCATCCCCCTCAAAAGTGAATTGGAAGGGACGATGCGGGAAACACTGACGGAAATGGCTTCCGAAATTGAAGCGCTTGGAGAACCGGTGACGAGCGTTTTGAATCCGGTAGAAAGTGCAGAGCTTGAAGAACAATTAGTTTCAGAAGATCAGAAAACGGTTTTGATGCCAGTTACAGTTGATGGCACCGATGAAGAAGTGAATGCTGTAGCGGCAGACATCCGCGAATCGATTATCCCGGGAGACATGACGGCTTATGTAACCGGTGAAGCAATCATCAATAATGACGTCAATATCAGCGCTCAAGAAGGCTTGAAACGAACAGAAATAATTACGGTCGTTTTGATCTTCGGTTTGCTGCTCGCGGTGTTCCGTTCAATCGTCACACCGTTCATCCCGCTTGTCGCTGTTGGGATTTCGTACTTATTGAGCCAGTCCATTGTTGCTTATTTGATTGACTGGTTTGGCTTCCCGGTATCGAACTATACCCAGATTTTTTTGGTGGCGATTCTTTTCGGAATCGGAACAGACTACTGCATCCTGTTGCTGAGCCGCTATAAAGAGGAATTATCAGCGGGACATGGAGTGGAGGAAGCAATCTTTAATACGTACAAAACTGCTGGACGCACGCTTCTGGTCAGCGGAATCGCTGTATTTATCGGATTTTTTGCAATCGGTTTTGCGGAATTTCTAATTTTTAAGTCTGCAGTTGCCATAGCAGTAGGGATTTTTGTGTTGCTGCTGGTGTTATATACTGTTGTGCCATTTTTTATGGCATTGCTGAAAGAAAAATTGTTCTGGCCGGCGAAAAAATCAGCTAGCCACAAAGACAGTAATTTATGGATTGCGATGAGCAAACTATCAATCAACCGTCCACTTTTGTCGATGCTGGTTGTTGCGGTTATTAC is part of the Planococcus shenhongbingii genome and harbors:
- the abc-f gene encoding ribosomal protection-like ABC-F family protein; translated protein: MIISQFQQIMCHFANQKLFNHIKGEIAEGQRIGLVGRNGEGKTTLLNVLAGKLHPTEGAVTWKKGCAIGLLQQSPNENGEQKVHQLLRNVFSELLTVQLQLEDMEKQMGMAAPEEMERILRRYGAMQDDFIQRGGYEIEVRIDQILNGLKIKSLKEEQWGHLSGGERTKVGLAKLLLQEPELLLLDEPTNHLDLEAIEWLGSFISHYKGTIVLVSHDRYFLDETVTQIWELDQGDLIQYKGNYSAYVKEREARLLIEFQQYQDQQKKIRKMKETIKRLKEWANRANPPNAGMHRQAKSIEKALARIELLDRPVLSRKQMALDFQMADRSGKDVVRMESIWKGFGERILFHELNLHVRFGERVAIVGSNGTGKTTLLNMILDTEKPDAGDIILGNSLSIGYLSQHTLEMDNNRSVLEEFRDVVPVSEYDARPILAQFLFFGNMVFQPVRQLSGGERMRLRLAQLMHMNHNLLILDEPTNHLDLEAKEVMEEALSNFPGTIISVSHDRYFLDKLFPVTYWLHNQSIERFDGNYSFAKEKKQPVSTG
- a CDS encoding STAS domain-containing protein, with product MAAIGTIPDNISMLNALDHIGETILIADNTYTIRWMNSEACRLLAEIAPLYGIKDCKEFIGMNMDAFHAYPARQRDMMSNLTETHRARINIRNEIVTDIVITPIKDNGEIISGYIVMLMDVTTQAEEQKRSEKLIKELSIPILHIWEKTIALPLIGEFDRYRSDELIAVVLMECADKNIEHVLVDLSGITEFETQIRYQIQMMTDSLKLIGTNCILVGISPKLAMSIVSLESTTRTFSSAYAGLKHIIELQKQNENEKRKRVSSSDRL
- a CDS encoding winged helix-turn-helix transcriptional regulator — its product is MDTTVICPRFESAISLLSQRWTGLIIYQLLSGPQRFSHLTEVIGISGRLLSERLKNLEAQGLVTRTVYPETPVRIEYELTEKGFSLKPVMDEIQNWSQTWVEPAETSEIK
- a CDS encoding VOC family protein, whose product is MNFHEKPVTYVGEVGLKVLNLKDMTNFYKDIIGLEVIDETENTAVLGAGGNALLKLEAIDGLIPKRGRYAGLYHLAILLPNRKELAKSLIHLHNQGIRLGSSDHLVSEALYLSDPEGNGIEIYRDREPEEWNWNGGQVDMAVDPIDAEGLLQTAQEAGEAWQGMPAGTVMGHIHLHVSNLQEAQKFYVDGLGFEIVTSMGGQALFIADQKYHHHIGLNVWNGVGIPALPEKEAGLHYYTLVLENAEKRSRLAEHLQAMGAEIIEHPDYLETKDPSGNLIRLTV
- a CDS encoding NAD(P)H-dependent flavin oxidoreductase, with translation MIALETEICQLFGIQHPIIQAGMAGGPTTVELVTAVGEAGGLGTLGAAYMAPEAMKKAIADIKVKTLKPFAVNIFASNEKDDFSRLEEVQKALRPFRSELKIEEVSSSYSSPDWSKEQFRICIEEGVPIISTAFGCLSPDQMKIAKERGIKVITMVTTVKEALQAEQAGADAVVAQGSEAGGHRSTFSMDQHPSGALIGTMSLVPQVVDAIRIPVIAAGGITDGRGLISSLVLGAQAVQVGTRFLSSKESGAHRVYKQAILDSDEESTVITKSFSGRPARGIKNRFIEEFEKTKIDPLPFPSQNTITKDIRAAAARNNDPEFMSLWAGQSTRSLTEEQSAAEIIESIIKQARQILR
- a CDS encoding CAP domain-containing protein, with translation MRKVFWIIILLVLVYFARPLWEDKASEYVDLSFLDAVDQRIDQVANGPTVTDALDQAKQFTVQVGGQLQSFVSKSSAEMPAVVEKPELAQTESLFAVHNVTLGMTKEEAQAKVGLPLRLMENEYGSDWHSYHQNYQNYVLLSYDQNGKVNGMFTNQDLISSTKDITMKSNKTQVRSALGVPLKSLQKGNVQYILDTREEYDVFKIDSIYVTVFYDIHEEDTVTAIQVIDGEMEEQRPKIYAEPSKELKEGFEFLLFELTNSARIQRELPLLKWDEAARTTTRKHSADMAKNRYFSHTNQAGKSPFDRMSDDGITFFVAGENLAYGQYSSIFAHEGLMNSMGHRKNIVKPDFGYLGVGAAFNSDHQPYFTANFFNK
- a CDS encoding AI-2E family transporter, which encodes MTNKLWFQAGVGIILALVIIRLFIEVQAIFDPFFIIAQTIFVPLLLGGVLFYLSRPLLHVLEKRKFPRWAGVLTILLLIVLIFYLLYAMIGPMVTKQVNALVENAPAIIQGVEDYTQYLFDQRNRLPASIEEQVNSMSGSIGEWASNIGGWILSFLASFISGVVTLVLVPFFLIYLLLDHQKFAPFVAGFFKGERKTWIRKTLSDVDHTLKSYIQGQLFVSFLVGIMLLIGYLIIGLEYALLLSIIGMATNVIPFLGPYIAVIPAIIIALVQDPIMAVYVGIIMLVAQQIESNLITPNVMGNALDVHPLTVITLILAAGNIAGLWGIILAIPVYAVIKTIAKNVYARREEIRDTATKEI
- a CDS encoding MarR family winged helix-turn-helix transcriptional regulator, with the protein product MDIRIKEAVDLFQEVMFYGTERVIKSIDDPLWKEFSPEQIQMLKLVSKEKRITSSRLAALQAVHKSAISSRIKKLLQKDVIRFVQTEQQDRREKLVELTDRGKEVLVQSDKVLTDYIENLLAQHVNDEEIDQFLTIFRKLKDIIKADGVS